A genomic window from Slackia heliotrinireducens DSM 20476 includes:
- a CDS encoding ABC transporter ATP-binding protein, which yields MINFDHVTFTYEGQSSPSLTDVSLQVPRGACVLVSGPSGCGKSTLLRLVNGLIPHFYEGMLEGHVLVEGTAPSDAPLYDQASRTGSVFQNPRTQFYTTDTTSEIAFALENQGIPAPQIIGRVEQVACDMGLAPLMDRSLFALSGGEKQKIACACVNAAQPDVIVLDEPTANLDYDASLALAQLIAEWKRCGKTVLIAEHRIAWVLDQVTQLVIMNDGRITDVLDAASLAGVDAGRCRAHGLRTPVLASPDAVDIPRFDLEASRHEAWSVDDLHFGYDKGKTVLDFNRIDLAKGAITAVVGRNGRGKTTFLRCLTGLERKDRSIVHFDGQIWDRKARLDNVFLVRQDVNCQLFTQSVAEEVEISLPPAETASMSDEERTDRINSILSSLDLADLAQRDPFTLSGGQKQRVAVACAVASGRPIIAFDEPTSGLGLDHMLRFADLLRRLVEQGRTVIVVTHDAELIQTAADYLLVL from the coding sequence ATGATCAATTTCGACCACGTGACCTTTACCTACGAAGGGCAAAGCTCCCCAAGCCTGACCGACGTGTCGCTGCAGGTGCCGCGCGGTGCCTGCGTTTTGGTAAGCGGCCCCTCGGGCTGTGGGAAATCCACGCTGCTGCGCCTGGTCAACGGGCTAATCCCGCACTTTTACGAGGGGATGCTGGAAGGCCACGTGTTGGTGGAAGGCACCGCGCCGTCAGACGCGCCCCTCTACGATCAGGCGTCGCGCACCGGATCGGTGTTTCAGAACCCGCGAACGCAGTTCTACACCACCGACACCACGAGCGAAATTGCCTTCGCCCTGGAAAATCAGGGCATTCCCGCCCCGCAGATCATCGGCCGCGTCGAACAGGTGGCCTGCGACATGGGGCTTGCGCCCCTGATGGACCGCAGCCTGTTTGCCCTGTCCGGAGGCGAGAAGCAGAAGATCGCCTGCGCGTGCGTGAACGCCGCCCAGCCTGACGTGATTGTGCTGGATGAGCCTACGGCGAACCTCGACTACGACGCATCGCTGGCGTTGGCGCAGCTCATAGCCGAGTGGAAGCGCTGCGGGAAAACCGTTCTGATTGCCGAGCACCGCATCGCATGGGTGCTTGACCAGGTGACGCAGCTGGTCATCATGAACGACGGCCGCATAACGGACGTCCTGGATGCAGCTTCGCTCGCGGGCGTCGATGCTGGCCGCTGCCGTGCCCATGGTTTGCGGACCCCCGTTCTGGCCAGCCCCGATGCTGTCGATATCCCACGGTTTGACCTGGAGGCAAGCCGTCATGAGGCGTGGTCTGTGGACGACTTGCATTTCGGGTACGACAAAGGGAAGACCGTTCTCGACTTCAATCGCATCGACCTGGCGAAAGGCGCGATCACAGCCGTTGTCGGACGAAACGGACGCGGCAAGACCACGTTTCTGCGCTGCCTGACCGGGCTTGAGCGCAAGGATCGAAGCATCGTGCATTTCGACGGGCAGATCTGGGACCGCAAAGCCCGACTCGACAACGTTTTTCTCGTGCGTCAGGACGTGAACTGCCAGCTGTTCACGCAAAGCGTGGCCGAAGAGGTTGAGATAAGCCTGCCGCCTGCGGAAACAGCGTCGATGTCCGACGAGGAACGCACGGACCGCATCAATTCCATCCTATCGTCGCTGGACTTGGCCGACCTGGCACAGCGCGACCCGTTCACGCTGTCGGGCGGACAGAAGCAGCGCGTTGCCGTGGCATGCGCCGTAGCGTCGGGACGACCCATAATCGCATTCGACGAACCCACCAGCGGACTTGGCCTCGACCATATGCTGCGCTTTGCGGATCTGCTGCGGCGCCTGGTCGAACAAGGCCGGACCGTCATCGTGGTCACCCACGACGCCGAGCTCATCCAAACCGCCGCCGATTACCTGTTGGTGCTTTAG
- a CDS encoding helix-turn-helix transcriptional regulator, with protein MTIDPNGKSWPQGMRTGDVLLLFAPFAWMAAATMVSVDAFFGGNIGLAVGCLVVVAARFRSDWLGRSGIVSAVLMAMPAAALAVPSGAVVWWALGGIGASFATVRSFERVSDVGPAAAVATTCMTLAAVELMRLILTAACGAAGLASDFEGLVLAVGAALWQGACAVGKPLPDEAGPEADTSGSRPAAQNPPRPTASYLACLCVPFAVLLFAFGFTYSFSVAILGQNASSSVLLSAVCGIVAIALVYVWITTKMGASDVGHTADVVVLLLAAVLLFALFVDRDSKVVLLAVMQSARVVAFAVVWLLVLAFALRGTYDAQRAIAAVLMALGVLVALGLTVSRTPAAVEFLGEFPREGVYLFVGCEILLSVYGLVEMAGFYFEDSKSKELTLVLETSFIDRRCEEVGRAHALTDREVEIIKLLCYGRSRAAIAESLFLSENTVKWYCRQIYQKLDIHKKQELLTLVGVDGDGWQGA; from the coding sequence ATGACGATTGATCCGAACGGGAAATCTTGGCCGCAGGGCATGCGGACGGGTGATGTGCTGCTGCTGTTCGCGCCTTTCGCCTGGATGGCTGCCGCAACCATGGTTTCCGTCGACGCGTTTTTCGGCGGCAACATCGGACTTGCCGTAGGCTGCCTCGTCGTGGTCGCCGCCCGTTTCCGCTCCGATTGGCTTGGGCGCTCCGGCATCGTCAGCGCCGTGCTCATGGCCATGCCCGCAGCCGCCTTGGCGGTGCCTTCGGGAGCTGTTGTATGGTGGGCGCTCGGCGGCATCGGCGCCTCTTTCGCAACCGTCCGCTCGTTCGAGAGAGTATCGGACGTCGGGCCTGCGGCTGCCGTTGCAACCACCTGCATGACCCTTGCAGCCGTCGAGCTTATGCGGCTGATCCTGACGGCCGCCTGCGGAGCGGCCGGGTTGGCGTCGGATTTCGAAGGGCTGGTTTTGGCCGTCGGCGCCGCCCTATGGCAGGGGGCGTGCGCGGTCGGAAAGCCGTTGCCGGACGAGGCCGGGCCCGAGGCCGATACATCAGGCAGCCGTCCTGCCGCGCAGAATCCGCCTCGGCCGACCGCCTCTTACTTGGCTTGCCTGTGCGTTCCCTTCGCGGTTCTCCTGTTCGCATTCGGATTCACCTATTCGTTCTCGGTGGCGATTCTCGGGCAGAACGCTTCGTCCAGCGTCTTGCTTTCTGCAGTGTGCGGCATCGTCGCCATTGCATTGGTCTACGTGTGGATTACGACGAAGATGGGCGCCTCGGACGTCGGCCACACCGCCGACGTCGTGGTGCTGCTCCTGGCGGCCGTGCTCCTGTTCGCCCTGTTCGTCGACAGGGATTCCAAAGTCGTGCTGCTTGCGGTCATGCAGAGCGCCCGAGTCGTTGCGTTCGCGGTGGTCTGGCTACTGGTGCTGGCGTTCGCCTTGCGCGGAACCTACGATGCGCAGCGGGCGATCGCTGCCGTGCTGATGGCGCTCGGCGTGCTTGTCGCCCTGGGCTTGACCGTGTCCCGCACGCCGGCTGCCGTTGAGTTCCTCGGGGAGTTTCCGCGCGAAGGCGTGTACCTGTTCGTGGGGTGCGAGATTCTGTTATCCGTCTATGGCCTGGTGGAAATGGCTGGATTCTATTTCGAAGACTCGAAGTCGAAGGAGCTGACCCTGGTTCTGGAAACCAGCTTCATCGATAGGCGATGCGAAGAAGTAGGGCGGGCCCACGCCTTGACGGACCGTGAAGTGGAGATCATCAAGCTGCTGTGCTACGGGCGAAGCCGTGCGGCCATCGCGGAAAGCCTGTTCCTGTCCGAAAACACGGTGAAGTGGTATTGCCGCCAGATTTACCAGAAGCTCGACATCCACAAGAAGCAGGAGCTGCTCACCTTGGTCGGTGTGGACGGAGACGGGTGGCAGGGCGCCTGA
- a CDS encoding FAD-dependent oxidoreductase translates to MKTTMTRRSFAGLMVVAAGTALAGCASSGSESSAETEMASEAQSADLIVIGGGCGGLAGAAKAAQGGASVIVLEGSGALGGTTAICGGHYKFMDDDLLALLPERTAESDELLKPYLEMTDADVPEDYVECLEMLQQQISEYLESDETREFDSLEYWIILHYLGTTGDQLDPNHEVVAPAYDLIYPAYANQAAIKDWLVEGGFEYEAFGNNQDAGGPFSVNPTGPVAQGGAFISVLSTYAEDAGAQIVKKAKVNALVEDGGRIVGVMTEDGTTYMANQAVLLASGGFGSNAPKVSEEDVRWEFGPEGLGSCEPECNDGTALEAAVSIGAATSNMGFNQYQTFSANGLATIETTIPMCMMASKMAVNKEGVRFRDDSMRFGTQSSSISLGQTDNMYYMIGDASGLEAMGDLKDRYEKSGDLFVADTIEEAANAAGLDGTVVAAEVEKFNSYVEAGEDPDFGRHFSERDSKIEGAPYTIMAMREYVQHTMGGVMIDATGHVLDEGGNPIEGLFAAGEAVGNLDGAQRRHGDNFAHILYYGCLAGETVAAAVNA, encoded by the coding sequence ATGAAAACCACGATGACACGCCGCTCGTTCGCAGGCCTGATGGTCGTTGCCGCAGGCACCGCCCTGGCAGGTTGCGCTTCCAGCGGCTCCGAATCCAGCGCAGAGACCGAAATGGCCTCCGAGGCCCAATCCGCCGACTTGATCGTCATCGGCGGCGGCTGCGGAGGCCTCGCCGGTGCCGCCAAGGCGGCCCAGGGCGGCGCAAGCGTCATCGTCCTGGAGGGCTCGGGCGCCCTTGGCGGCACCACGGCCATTTGCGGCGGCCACTACAAGTTTATGGACGACGACTTGCTGGCGCTGCTCCCCGAGCGCACCGCAGAAAGCGACGAGCTTCTCAAGCCCTATCTGGAGATGACCGACGCGGACGTTCCCGAGGACTACGTCGAATGCCTCGAGATGCTCCAGCAGCAGATTTCGGAATACCTCGAATCCGACGAGACCCGCGAATTCGACTCGCTGGAATACTGGATCATCCTGCACTACCTGGGCACCACCGGCGACCAGCTCGATCCCAACCATGAGGTAGTGGCCCCGGCCTACGATCTGATCTACCCCGCCTACGCCAATCAGGCAGCCATCAAGGACTGGCTGGTCGAGGGCGGCTTCGAATACGAAGCCTTCGGCAACAACCAGGATGCCGGCGGCCCCTTCTCCGTCAACCCCACCGGCCCGGTCGCACAGGGCGGCGCCTTCATTTCGGTGCTGAGCACCTACGCCGAAGACGCCGGCGCCCAGATCGTCAAGAAGGCCAAGGTGAACGCCCTGGTTGAGGACGGCGGCCGTATCGTCGGCGTCATGACCGAAGACGGCACCACGTATATGGCGAACCAAGCGGTGCTGCTGGCCAGCGGCGGCTTCGGGTCCAACGCCCCGAAGGTATCCGAAGAGGACGTCCGCTGGGAGTTCGGTCCTGAAGGACTGGGCAGCTGCGAGCCGGAATGCAACGATGGCACGGCTCTTGAGGCCGCCGTATCCATCGGCGCTGCCACGTCGAACATGGGCTTCAACCAGTATCAGACGTTCAGCGCGAACGGTCTGGCCACTATCGAGACCACCATCCCCATGTGCATGATGGCATCCAAGATGGCCGTCAACAAAGAGGGCGTGCGCTTCCGCGACGACTCCATGCGCTTCGGCACGCAGAGCTCGTCGATCTCGCTGGGACAGACCGACAACATGTACTACATGATCGGCGATGCCAGCGGTCTTGAGGCCATGGGCGACCTGAAGGACCGTTACGAGAAGAGCGGTGACCTGTTTGTGGCTGACACGATCGAAGAGGCCGCCAACGCCGCAGGACTTGACGGCACCGTTGTGGCCGCCGAGGTCGAGAAGTTCAACAGCTACGTTGAGGCTGGCGAGGATCCTGACTTCGGACGCCATTTCTCCGAGCGTGACAGCAAGATCGAAGGCGCCCCTTACACCATCATGGCCATGCGCGAATACGTGCAGCACACGATGGGCGGCGTCATGATCGACGCAACGGGCCACGTGCTCGACGAGGGCGGCAATCCCATCGAGGGCCTGTTCGCAGCTGGCGAAGCCGTCGGCAACCTGGACGGCGCCCAGCGTCGCCACGGCGACAACTTCGCCCACATCCTGTACTACGGATGCCTGGCCGGCGAAACCGTCGCCGCTGCCGTGAACGCATAA
- a CDS encoding DMT family transporter, translating to MNRNAQARLMFVIAVVIWGSIGIFVRYIPMPSSFIAFARGVIGVAFLLAFMAVRGKRMSYAEMKPELPIMIATGIAIGINWALLFEAYRHTTVAVATLCYYFAPIIVILASPFVLKERLTPRKVVCVLVALLGVTLVSGVVGGAPTTGPAGGNGPLGVAFGLGAALFYGCNMILNKLSPNTDALSKTIVQLSTAALVMVPYLLFTGGFGDVSFTLRSTVFLLIVGIVHTGVAYLLYFAAIRVLPAQTIAVLSYLDPATAIVLSALLLAEPLTALGLIGAVLILGAALVSELPGKQE from the coding sequence GTGAACCGAAACGCACAAGCGAGGCTCATGTTCGTGATTGCTGTGGTCATCTGGGGGTCCATCGGCATTTTCGTGCGCTATATTCCAATGCCGTCGAGTTTTATCGCCTTCGCCCGCGGGGTGATAGGCGTGGCGTTCCTGCTGGCGTTCATGGCGGTCCGCGGCAAGCGCATGTCGTATGCCGAGATGAAGCCTGAGCTGCCGATCATGATTGCGACAGGCATCGCCATCGGCATCAACTGGGCGCTGCTTTTCGAGGCGTATCGGCATACGACGGTGGCGGTTGCCACGCTGTGCTACTACTTCGCGCCCATCATCGTCATTCTGGCGTCGCCCTTCGTGTTGAAAGAGAGACTGACCCCGCGCAAGGTGGTCTGCGTGCTCGTGGCCCTTTTGGGCGTGACGCTGGTGTCGGGTGTGGTGGGCGGAGCGCCTACGACAGGTCCCGCAGGCGGAAACGGGCCGCTGGGCGTGGCCTTCGGCCTGGGCGCGGCGCTTTTCTACGGGTGCAACATGATATTGAACAAGCTGTCGCCGAACACCGACGCGCTTTCGAAAACCATCGTGCAGCTGTCGACGGCCGCACTGGTCATGGTGCCGTACCTGCTGTTCACAGGCGGTTTCGGGGACGTGAGCTTCACTCTGCGGTCCACCGTTTTCCTATTGATTGTGGGCATCGTGCATACTGGCGTGGCCTATCTGCTGTACTTCGCGGCCATCCGTGTGCTTCCAGCCCAGACCATCGCCGTGTTGAGCTATCTGGATCCCGCTACGGCCATCGTGTTATCGGCGCTGCTGCTGGCCGAACCGCTGACAGCGTTGGGCCTGATAGGAGCCGTTCTCATCCTTGGCGCCGCGCTCGTGAGCGAGTTGCCCGGCAAGCAGGAATGA
- a CDS encoding APC family permease, translating to MESGIKAEPLVNTGESNAAPESQETEMARTLFWKQVVFLALGAPALVLFNMGGVSSVMGAAAPLAWALSVIIGVVQCVAYVEIAGMHPSKTGGISVYGATAWMWRYPSIGVIPPWSHWVAWIPILPIGVALAASYLMNLFIPADSILATWQITLLDLGFIQDGLTLRISLRFIIAALLMVIIVIIQIGGVASSAKTQIIMSLCGIVPLLVIVIVPLLTGGFHLQNFNPFVPVSGAWDGIGLRAFFGAVLLAAWASYGSETAACYMCEMKRPSDAPKAMFVSGGIAIVLFILVPVVFQGCLGTEYMLRPDINSGEGVGAALASMVSSNPVFCGVVVVMLVFTLMLGSMTAMADTARTLYQGGKDGTLPKFLAHANKNGSPSAAIWFNFVVDLILLLFSDYLFLLAITAMNYILCHFFVLTGAWIHRMDNPDIERPYKISDNMLTVCVLLAFFNMFLVGAGSNVWGSYVLPLGIVLALVGMPLYWFRHYVVDKGQFPEGTWQDLIPKGLTEPPEVPGSIIPKVCICLGIVFMLIGYIAFYVML from the coding sequence ATGGAATCGGGAATCAAGGCGGAGCCCCTCGTCAACACGGGGGAATCCAACGCGGCACCTGAGTCGCAGGAAACCGAAATGGCCAGAACGCTCTTCTGGAAGCAAGTCGTGTTCCTGGCTTTGGGCGCTCCGGCGCTGGTGCTGTTCAACATGGGCGGCGTATCTTCGGTCATGGGCGCGGCAGCGCCTCTGGCCTGGGCTCTTTCGGTCATCATCGGCGTGGTCCAATGCGTGGCCTACGTCGAGATCGCAGGCATGCACCCCAGCAAGACCGGCGGCATCTCGGTATACGGCGCCACGGCCTGGATGTGGCGCTACCCTTCCATCGGCGTCATCCCGCCCTGGTCGCATTGGGTAGCTTGGATCCCCATCCTGCCCATCGGCGTCGCCCTTGCCGCAAGTTACCTCATGAACCTGTTCATCCCTGCGGACAGCATCCTGGCAACCTGGCAGATCACCCTGCTTGACCTGGGGTTCATCCAGGACGGCCTAACGCTTCGCATCAGCCTGCGCTTCATTATCGCGGCGCTGCTCATGGTCATCATCGTGATCATCCAGATCGGCGGCGTGGCATCCTCGGCGAAGACCCAGATCATCATGTCGCTCTGCGGCATCGTTCCCCTGCTGGTCATCGTCATCGTGCCTCTGCTCACCGGCGGCTTCCATCTGCAGAACTTCAACCCCTTCGTGCCCGTCAGCGGCGCATGGGACGGCATCGGCCTGAGGGCCTTCTTCGGCGCCGTGCTGCTGGCCGCATGGGCCAGCTACGGCAGCGAGACCGCCGCGTGCTACATGTGCGAGATGAAGCGCCCCTCCGACGCGCCTAAGGCCATGTTCGTTTCCGGCGGCATCGCCATCGTGCTGTTCATCCTGGTCCCCGTGGTGTTCCAGGGCTGTCTGGGCACCGAGTACATGCTGCGTCCGGACATCAACTCCGGCGAAGGCGTGGGCGCGGCACTTGCCAGCATGGTCAGCTCCAACCCCGTATTCTGCGGCGTCGTGGTGGTAATGCTGGTGTTCACCTTAATGCTGGGCTCCATGACTGCCATGGCCGACACCGCACGCACGCTCTACCAGGGCGGAAAGGACGGCACCCTGCCCAAGTTCCTGGCCCACGCGAACAAGAACGGCTCGCCCAGCGCAGCCATCTGGTTCAACTTCGTCGTCGACCTGATCCTGCTGCTGTTCAGCGACTACCTGTTCCTGCTGGCCATCACCGCCATGAACTACATCCTGTGCCACTTCTTCGTGCTCACGGGCGCGTGGATCCACCGCATGGACAACCCCGACATCGAGCGCCCCTACAAGATTTCGGACAACATGCTCACCGTCTGCGTGCTGCTGGCCTTCTTCAACATGTTCTTGGTGGGCGCAGGCTCCAACGTCTGGGGCTCCTACGTGCTGCCGTTGGGCATCGTGCTGGCGCTCGTGGGCATGCCGCTGTACTGGTTCAGGCATTACGTGGTGGACAAGGGTCAATTCCCCGAGGGCACATGGCAGGACCTCATTCCGAAGGGCCTGACCGAGCCGCCCGAGGTACCTGGCAGCATCATCCCCAAGGTGTGCATCTGCCTCGGCATCGTGTTCATGCTCATCGGCTACATCGCATTCTACGTCATGTTGTAA
- a CDS encoding histidine phosphatase family protein, whose translation MIYIIRHGQTDLNSKHVLQGQSDHPLNEVGERQAQEAALLIGNVSFAKVYSSPLTRALQTARIAAPGVPVVVDRRLIEMDYGPYEGMDLKNPSPEMAEFFSDFVHNPAPDGMEQLASVVERCGAFLEDVLEEARATDVLVSTHAIAMKGLLEYLNPQSKGGYWSKFIGNCAIYTAKVVEGGFALPVELR comes from the coding sequence ATGATTTACATCATTCGGCACGGGCAGACGGATCTGAACTCCAAACACGTGCTGCAAGGGCAGAGCGACCATCCGCTGAACGAGGTCGGCGAACGCCAGGCCCAGGAGGCCGCCTTGCTCATCGGGAACGTGTCTTTCGCGAAGGTGTATTCAAGCCCGCTGACCAGGGCTTTGCAGACGGCGAGGATCGCCGCTCCTGGAGTGCCGGTTGTCGTCGATAGGCGCCTGATCGAAATGGACTACGGTCCGTATGAAGGAATGGACCTGAAGAATCCTTCGCCTGAAATGGCCGAGTTCTTCAGCGATTTTGTGCATAATCCCGCTCCCGACGGCATGGAGCAGTTGGCAAGCGTGGTTGAGCGGTGCGGCGCGTTTCTGGAGGACGTGCTTGAGGAGGCGCGCGCGACAGACGTCCTTGTCTCCACGCACGCCATCGCCATGAAAGGGCTGCTCGAGTACCTGAATCCGCAGTCGAAAGGCGGCTATTGGTCGAAGTTCATCGGCAACTGCGCCATCTATACGGCCAAGGTGGTCGAAGGCGGGTTCGCGCTCCCCGTCGAGTTGCGGTAG
- a CDS encoding phospho-sugar mutase, with product MRDVQGLYSEWVDRVQDAELAGLLADMKDDTKAIEDAFFQDLSFGTAGLRGVIGAGTNRMNVLTVGRATQGLANYLVANFENPSVAIARDSRNKGELFVQTAASVLAANGVRVYVYPRVEPTPALSFAVRDLGCSAGINVTASHNPAPYNGYKVYGADGCQITTQAAKDISAQVEAVDCFADVRTVPFDEALANGQVSWIGEDTLDRFIDNVAAQSLSASADDPLKIVYTPLCGTGLETVKRILNRIGVEDITVVPEQAEPNGDFPTCEYPNPEARPALEKGIQLSREVHPDLLLATDPDADRVGVAVPDGDDYALITGNEMGVLLLDYIARMRRDRGEDLSRAVAITTIVSSAMVDDVAADYGFQVRRVLTGFKYIGEQIALLEAAGEPERYIFGFEESYGYLAGTYVRDKDAVVASMLICEMARYYRARGMSLVDARRALYEKYGYWFNRTVSLEYPGAEGAQRMADIMARVRADAPADIAGFKVTGVLDYDGGATMPRLNAPADEPDQTLPSANVVEYQLEGGRKFIVRPSGTEPKIKVYVFAKAATENEANEQLDAMCDVARELLA from the coding sequence ATGCGTGATGTTCAGGGCTTGTATTCGGAATGGGTTGACCGCGTCCAGGATGCCGAACTGGCTGGACTGCTGGCTGATATGAAAGACGACACCAAGGCCATCGAGGACGCGTTCTTCCAGGATCTGTCCTTCGGTACGGCGGGCCTGCGCGGCGTCATCGGCGCCGGCACCAACCGTATGAACGTGCTTACCGTAGGGCGTGCCACCCAGGGTCTGGCCAACTACCTGGTGGCCAATTTCGAAAACCCCAGCGTGGCCATCGCCCGCGACTCCCGCAACAAGGGCGAGCTGTTCGTCCAGACCGCAGCCAGCGTGCTTGCCGCCAACGGCGTGCGCGTGTACGTGTACCCGCGCGTCGAGCCCACCCCGGCGCTTTCCTTCGCCGTGCGCGACCTGGGCTGCTCGGCCGGCATCAACGTGACGGCCAGTCACAACCCCGCGCCGTACAACGGCTACAAGGTGTACGGCGCCGACGGATGCCAGATTACCACTCAAGCCGCCAAGGACATTTCTGCCCAGGTGGAGGCCGTGGACTGCTTTGCCGACGTGCGCACCGTTCCTTTCGACGAGGCCCTCGCGAACGGTCAGGTGTCCTGGATCGGCGAAGACACCCTGGACCGGTTCATCGACAACGTGGCGGCCCAGTCGCTGTCCGCGTCGGCCGACGACCCGCTGAAGATCGTGTACACGCCGCTGTGCGGCACGGGTCTGGAAACGGTGAAGCGCATCCTTAACCGCATCGGCGTCGAAGACATCACCGTGGTGCCTGAGCAGGCCGAACCCAACGGGGACTTCCCGACATGCGAGTATCCGAACCCCGAAGCCCGTCCCGCGCTCGAGAAGGGCATCCAGCTGAGCCGTGAGGTCCACCCCGACCTGCTGCTGGCCACCGATCCCGATGCCGACCGCGTGGGTGTGGCCGTGCCCGACGGCGACGATTACGCGCTCATCACCGGCAACGAGATGGGCGTGCTGCTGCTCGACTACATCGCCCGCATGCGTCGCGACCGCGGCGAGGACCTGTCCCGCGCCGTGGCCATCACTACCATCGTGTCGTCGGCCATGGTCGACGACGTGGCCGCCGACTACGGCTTCCAGGTGCGTCGCGTGCTTACCGGTTTCAAATACATCGGCGAGCAGATTGCCCTGCTGGAGGCCGCGGGCGAACCCGAACGCTACATCTTCGGCTTCGAGGAGAGCTACGGATACCTGGCGGGCACCTACGTACGCGACAAAGACGCCGTGGTGGCCTCGATGCTCATCTGCGAGATGGCCCGTTACTACCGCGCCCGAGGCATGAGTCTGGTGGACGCCCGCCGCGCTCTGTATGAGAAGTACGGCTACTGGTTCAACCGCACGGTGTCGCTGGAATACCCCGGCGCCGAAGGTGCCCAGCGCATGGCTGACATCATGGCCCGCGTGCGCGCCGATGCTCCCGCCGACATCGCGGGGTTCAAAGTGACCGGTGTGCTGGATTACGACGGGGGAGCGACCATGCCGCGCCTGAATGCGCCGGCTGACGAACCCGACCAGACGCTGCCGAGCGCCAATGTGGTGGAGTACCAGCTGGAAGGCGGCCGCAAGTTCATCGTGCGCCCCAGCGGTACCGAGCCCAAGATCAAGGTGTACGTGTTCGCCAAAGCTGCAACCGAGAATGAGGCCAACGAGCAGCTCGACGCCATGTGCGACGTGGCCCGTGAGCTTCTGGCGTAA
- a CDS encoding GtrA family protein translates to MKRLIRQFLRFSAVGVSAFALDYVLLLVLVERLGMQYLLAATLSFTISIVYSYFLSMRFVYTRRGDISRTEEVIAFFVVSFIGLALNDALLYLFAGHIDIDYRIAKVIVGVIVSFWNFVSRKVFVDKDRFHDLESDFAFRESPMGKKLQERDKEPGRGMRLLRW, encoded by the coding sequence ATGAAAAGGCTGATTCGGCAATTCCTGCGTTTCAGCGCGGTCGGCGTTTCCGCTTTCGCGCTTGACTACGTATTGCTTCTTGTGCTGGTCGAACGGCTTGGCATGCAGTACCTGCTTGCCGCTACCCTCAGCTTCACCATCAGCATCGTATACAGCTATTTCCTGTCGATGCGCTTCGTGTACACCCGCCGCGGCGACATCTCCCGCACCGAGGAGGTCATCGCGTTCTTCGTGGTGTCCTTCATCGGGCTGGCCCTCAACGACGCGCTGTTGTACCTGTTCGCAGGGCATATCGACATCGATTACCGCATCGCGAAGGTGATCGTCGGCGTCATTGTGTCGTTCTGGAATTTCGTGTCGCGCAAGGTGTTCGTCGACAAGGACCGTTTCCACGACCTGGAATCCGACTTCGCGTTTCGGGAATCTCCTATGGGCAAGAAGCTTCAGGAGCGCGACAAGGAGCCCGGCCGCGGCATGCGGCTCCTGCGCTGGTAG
- a CDS encoding adenylate kinase gives MNIVLLGAPGAGKGTQAAKLVAEYGTAHISTGDILRAAVRDQTELGKQAKAFMDAGDLVPDSLIIDLMNERLQQPDCETGFILDGFPRTTAQAVALDALLSEIKRPLDAALLVDVDPEVIVKRLSARRCCKDCGNIGTAADASCPKCGGEMYQRDDDNEATVRNRLDVYAKSTAPLVDYYRGKDLLISVDGDRPVDDVYADVKKGLNL, from the coding sequence ATGAACATCGTGTTGTTGGGCGCCCCGGGCGCCGGCAAGGGCACTCAGGCCGCCAAGCTGGTTGCTGAATACGGCACTGCGCATATCTCCACGGGCGACATCCTTCGCGCCGCTGTCCGTGACCAGACGGAGCTTGGCAAGCAGGCCAAGGCATTCATGGACGCCGGTGACCTGGTTCCCGACTCGCTGATCATCGACCTCATGAACGAGCGTCTGCAGCAGCCCGATTGCGAAACCGGATTCATCCTGGACGGCTTCCCCCGTACGACGGCCCAGGCCGTGGCGCTGGATGCCCTGCTTTCCGAAATCAAGCGTCCTCTGGATGCGGCCCTGCTGGTCGACGTCGACCCTGAAGTCATCGTGAAGCGCCTGTCCGCTCGCCGTTGCTGCAAGGATTGCGGAAACATCGGCACCGCAGCCGATGCTTCCTGCCCCAAGTGCGGTGGCGAAATGTACCAGCGCGACGACGACAACGAGGCAACGGTTCGCAACCGCCTCGACGTTTACGCCAAGAGCACTGCTCCGCTGGTCGACTACTACCGCGGCAAGGACCTGCTGATCTCCGTCGACGGCGATCGTCCGGTCGACGACGTCTACGCCGATGTGAAGAAGGGCCTGAACCTCTAA